From Oculatellaceae cyanobacterium, a single genomic window includes:
- a CDS encoding biotin--[acetyl-CoA-carboxylase] ligase, translated as MPFDLQQLESLVGANQNQPLQLSFHIFETLSSTNHKLWELIDQGAEPGTIVIATQQTAGKGQWGRHWQSPEGGLYLSIAVAPNLPVANGAMLTFASAWGIATALRDHGIPVLLKWPNDLLLTGHKLGGILTQTRVHQEIITKAVIGVGINWSNPVPEAGINLINFFKNQATQPIQSLEMLIAIIIRGILSGYQNCSSEKLDVLLSSYLKLLINQEQSILVDGHLGRVVGVTPTGDLRVRLPSVESTSEICLKLGTISLGYNK; from the coding sequence GTGCCATTTGATCTTCAACAGCTTGAATCCCTAGTAGGGGCAAATCAAAATCAACCTCTACAGCTTTCCTTTCATATATTTGAGACATTATCTTCTACCAATCACAAGCTTTGGGAATTAATTGATCAAGGCGCTGAACCAGGAACAATTGTAATTGCCACCCAACAAACCGCAGGGAAAGGTCAATGGGGACGGCATTGGCAATCTCCTGAAGGTGGTCTGTACCTATCTATAGCTGTTGCTCCTAATCTACCCGTCGCAAATGGTGCCATGCTAACTTTCGCTAGTGCTTGGGGAATAGCTACCGCGCTACGCGATCATGGTATTCCAGTCTTACTCAAGTGGCCTAATGATTTGCTACTTACTGGACATAAACTTGGTGGTATTCTCACCCAAACCCGTGTCCACCAAGAAATAATTACCAAAGCAGTCATTGGTGTTGGAATCAACTGGTCTAACCCAGTACCTGAAGCTGGCATTAATCTTATAAATTTCTTTAAAAATCAGGCAACCCAGCCGATTCAATCATTAGAAATGTTAATCGCTATTATTATTAGAGGAATTTTATCCGGATACCAAAACTGTTCATCAGAAAAATTAGACGTTTTGCTGTCTTCTTACCTCAAGCTTCTAATTAACCAGGAACAATCTATCCTTGTAGATGGACATCTTGGAAGAGTTGTTGGTGTTACCCCTACTGGAGATTTGCGAGTTCGCTTGCCATCAGTAGAATCCACATCTGAAATTTGTCTAAAGCTAGGTACAATCAGTTTGGGCTACAACAAATAG
- the pgeF gene encoding peptidoglycan editing factor PgeF — protein MDMNIWHWHSWSGLPYLTCSLLEPWSHGFFTALFWAKTPLELVEVIQPEAEVYRVKQVHGNTVLTPSMIAEAFSEGEKEQEGGLLPADGLVTEKANQAIWVCSADCTPVLIADRHTGHVAAVHAGWRGTAQKIVPEAIAQLIASGSQLENLLVAMGPAISGEVYQVSVDVAVEVGRSIVPANVAHSHEEILDVLQGLPDSPVLPDPEKDKVRLDVRRVNAIQLAQLGINSEQIAIAPHCTYQEPEKFFSYRRDKLKKVQWSGIVSL, from the coding sequence ATGGATATGAATATTTGGCACTGGCACAGTTGGTCAGGATTACCTTATTTAACTTGTAGCCTGCTGGAACCTTGGTCACACGGTTTTTTTACTGCTTTATTTTGGGCTAAAACTCCTTTGGAATTAGTGGAGGTGATTCAGCCAGAAGCTGAAGTTTATCGAGTTAAACAGGTACATGGAAATACAGTGTTAACGCCGTCAATGATAGCAGAGGCTTTTTCTGAAGGTGAGAAGGAACAAGAGGGGGGGTTACTACCTGCTGATGGATTGGTGACAGAGAAAGCTAACCAGGCGATCTGGGTATGTAGTGCTGATTGTACTCCGGTATTGATTGCAGATCGCCATACGGGACACGTGGCAGCAGTTCATGCTGGTTGGCGTGGGACTGCTCAGAAAATTGTGCCAGAAGCGATCGCTCAATTAATTGCTTCTGGTAGCCAATTAGAAAATTTGCTTGTAGCTATGGGGCCTGCTATTTCAGGTGAAGTTTATCAAGTATCTGTTGATGTTGCTGTTGAAGTTGGGAGAAGTATTGTACCCGCAAATGTTGCACATTCTCATGAAGAAATTTTAGATGTTTTGCAGGGTTTACCTGATTCGCCAGTATTACCAGATCCAGAAAAAGATAAGGTTCGTTTAGATGTGCGGAGAGTTAATGCAATTCAATTGGCACAACTAGGTATAAATTCTGAGCAAATTGCGATCGCGCCTCACTGCACTTATCAAGAACCAGAGAAATTTTTCTCTTATCGGCGAGACAAACTTAAAAAAGTTCAGTGGTCAGGAATTGTAAGCTTATAA
- a CDS encoding Ig-like domain-containing protein has product MEKISNKSDKFKILQPLDRAAIALMLVLITLIGLLIWNGDRTAPRVRNFSWQNQQVGAEDTSFTLNFNRPMDQASVESSLQIDPPLPGKFSWAGRRMAYTLTTPVFYGTNYKVQLQGAKDKSKTEGGKEDGKLIDPFYGQFSTRDRAFVYIGVEPQEKGRLILYNVTQQKKTVLTPADMAVNEFKIYPQGTKILFSAADWLSQKPGVFEQQLYTVTTGINPRSPGKPETKPEAAGKINLVLDSKNFQNMKFDLSPDGQTIIVQRVNRNKPGEFGLWVIRPGAPPQPLENQPGGDFLITADSGAVAVAQGQGIAILPMTPKAKPLDFLAQYSKVFSFSKDGASAAMLKFNTDYTRSLFLVTNQGVQKEIFKTTGSILDAQFDPRSDTLYCLITQLQKTEEYQEQPLLATIDLKKAKMTPILALPNQRDIQMSLSQDGLALLFDQLVTDKKLPKTGSLTTNDGQAIVNSLLWLLPITPPTEDSNTQQQQPQQLPLPGFRPRWLP; this is encoded by the coding sequence ATGGAAAAGATATCAAATAAATCCGATAAATTTAAAATTCTGCAACCACTAGACCGTGCAGCGATCGCGCTGATGTTAGTATTGATAACGCTAATTGGTCTGCTGATTTGGAATGGCGATCGCACAGCGCCTCGTGTACGCAATTTTAGCTGGCAGAATCAGCAAGTTGGAGCAGAAGACACTTCCTTTACGCTCAACTTTAACCGTCCAATGGATCAAGCTAGTGTCGAATCTAGTTTGCAAATAGATCCACCCCTACCCGGAAAATTTAGCTGGGCAGGACGGCGGATGGCATACACATTGACTACCCCCGTTTTTTATGGCACTAACTATAAAGTGCAACTACAAGGAGCAAAAGATAAATCTAAAACTGAAGGGGGAAAAGAAGATGGAAAATTAATTGATCCTTTTTATGGTCAATTTAGCACCCGCGATCGCGCCTTTGTTTATATCGGTGTTGAACCGCAAGAAAAAGGACGATTAATTCTCTATAACGTCACCCAGCAGAAAAAAACCGTGTTGACTCCTGCTGATATGGCGGTTAACGAATTTAAAATCTATCCACAAGGAACAAAGATTTTATTTTCTGCTGCCGACTGGTTAAGCCAAAAACCAGGCGTATTTGAACAACAGCTATACACAGTAACTACTGGGATTAATCCCCGGTCTCCTGGTAAACCAGAAACAAAACCAGAGGCGGCTGGCAAAATCAACCTAGTATTAGACAGTAAAAATTTCCAAAATATGAAATTTGATCTGTCCCCCGACGGGCAGACAATTATTGTTCAGCGAGTGAACAGAAACAAACCAGGAGAGTTTGGTTTGTGGGTAATTCGACCAGGCGCACCACCTCAACCATTGGAAAATCAACCAGGGGGAGACTTTTTAATTACTGCTGACAGTGGCGCTGTGGCTGTAGCGCAAGGACAAGGAATTGCCATTTTACCAATGACCCCCAAAGCCAAGCCCCTAGATTTTCTGGCTCAGTATTCTAAAGTTTTCAGCTTTTCCAAAGATGGCGCATCAGCAGCAATGCTGAAATTTAATACCGACTATACGCGATCGCTATTTTTAGTTACCAACCAAGGCGTACAAAAAGAAATTTTCAAAACCACAGGTTCAATATTAGACGCTCAGTTTGATCCCCGTTCCGATACGCTCTACTGTCTCATTACCCAATTACAGAAAACTGAGGAATACCAAGAACAACCTTTATTAGCCACAATTGATCTTAAGAAAGCTAAAATGACACCGATATTGGCATTGCCAAATCAGCGTGACATTCAAATGAGCTTATCTCAAGACGGTTTAGCGTTGCTATTCGATCAATTAGTCACCGATAAAAAACTACCAAAAACAGGCAGTTTGACTACGAATGATGGACAAGCGATCGTTAATAGTCTGCTGTGGCTACTTCCAATCACACCTCCAACAGAAGACTCAAACACGCAGCAGCAGCAACCACAACAACTGCCATTACCAGGATTTCGTCCTCGCTGGTTGCCTTAG
- a CDS encoding TIGR03943 family protein: MSAKSSGAKSQGNFWVLSLLDILAILAWGGMLLKYWLTDTLNLLIHPDYFWLVIVTGVMLLLIGVVKLVQLLTKLMQILSSSKKSKRRRVEPTGQLPQHITLFPPGWSSGLLLVTAILGLLITPKVFASQTANQRGVAESATITRSQPQAFRSSQKPEERSLVDWARTLSVYPEPDAYTGQKVKVDGFVVAPKDAPLPEQYLLISRFVITCCAADAYPVGLPVKLTESTQNYPADTWLQIEGQMITENLNGKRQLTIAANSIKQIPQPKNPYNY, translated from the coding sequence ATGTCAGCTAAATCATCTGGTGCTAAATCTCAGGGCAACTTCTGGGTATTGTCTTTATTAGACATCCTTGCCATTCTTGCTTGGGGCGGGATGTTATTGAAATATTGGCTAACTGATACTTTAAACTTGTTGATTCACCCAGATTACTTCTGGCTAGTAATCGTTACAGGCGTAATGTTATTGCTGATCGGCGTTGTCAAGTTAGTGCAACTGCTGACTAAATTGATGCAAATTTTGTCTAGTAGCAAAAAGAGTAAACGTAGACGAGTAGAACCGACTGGGCAATTACCTCAACACATTACCTTATTTCCTCCAGGTTGGAGTAGTGGGTTGCTATTGGTAACAGCTATTTTAGGTTTATTGATTACTCCAAAAGTGTTTGCTAGCCAAACAGCAAATCAACGAGGAGTAGCTGAATCTGCCACTATCACCCGTTCACAACCGCAAGCGTTTCGCAGTTCCCAAAAACCCGAAGAGCGATCGCTCGTTGATTGGGCGCGGACACTTAGCGTTTACCCAGAACCAGACGCATATACAGGGCAAAAAGTTAAGGTAGATGGGTTTGTTGTTGCTCCTAAAGACGCACCACTGCCTGAGCAATATTTGTTAATTTCTAGATTTGTGATTACCTGTTGTGCTGCTGATGCTTATCCTGTAGGTTTACCTGTGAAGCTAACCGAATCTACTCAAAATTACCCAGCCGATACTTGGTTACAAATAGAAGGTCAAATGATTACGGAAAACCTCAACGGTAAGCGTCAACTAACAATCGCCGCTAATTCTATTAAGCAGATTCCCCAACCAAAAAATCCTTATAATTATTAA
- a CDS encoding permease produces the protein MNQLNNAFTIFLSLLVEAMPFLLLGVLLSGLLLLFIDERKLIAIMPRNPILGAFFGSAMGFLFPVCECGNVPVARRLLMQGVPVPVAVGFLLAAPTINPIVIWSTWIAFRDQPEIVVMRVGFSLLIATVIGCVFSLQPDPRPMLQPAVARSLIILPDKTEQASVVEDKPFLLQSGTFLLGQSGQTLRMDATVLQASMAASTNKKPLADRLNLLLENTVQELRELGGVLVVGSAIAAAIQVLIPREVVLQLGQGPITSIAAMMLLAGLLSICSTVDAFFALSFAATFTSGSLLAFLVFGPMIDLKGVGLMLSVFRPKAVFYLFGLAALLTFLLTLIINFHVS, from the coding sequence ATGAACCAGCTAAATAATGCCTTTACCATCTTTTTAAGTTTATTAGTCGAGGCAATGCCTTTCTTACTGCTAGGGGTATTGCTCTCCGGTTTGCTACTGTTATTTATTGATGAGCGCAAGCTGATTGCAATTATGCCCCGCAACCCAATTTTAGGGGCGTTTTTTGGCAGTGCGATGGGCTTTTTGTTCCCAGTTTGTGAGTGTGGTAATGTTCCAGTAGCGCGACGTTTGCTGATGCAGGGTGTACCTGTACCAGTAGCAGTGGGTTTTTTACTAGCAGCGCCAACTATTAATCCGATTGTAATTTGGTCAACCTGGATAGCTTTTCGCGATCAGCCAGAAATTGTAGTAATGCGGGTAGGATTTTCCTTACTAATTGCTACGGTGATCGGCTGTGTTTTTAGCTTACAGCCTGACCCACGCCCAATGCTACAGCCAGCAGTTGCTCGCTCTTTAATCATATTGCCAGATAAAACTGAGCAAGCATCTGTTGTTGAAGATAAACCATTTTTGTTACAATCTGGTACTTTTTTATTAGGTCAAAGTGGTCAAACCTTACGCATGGATGCCACTGTATTACAAGCATCTATGGCGGCATCGACCAATAAAAAACCCCTAGCTGACAGACTAAATTTATTACTGGAAAATACCGTTCAGGAGTTACGAGAATTAGGTGGGGTTTTAGTAGTGGGAAGTGCGATCGCTGCTGCTATTCAAGTACTTATACCACGAGAAGTGGTTCTCCAACTTGGTCAAGGGCCAATTACATCTATTGCAGCGATGATGCTGTTGGCAGGATTACTTTCTATCTGTTCAACAGTAGATGCCTTTTTTGCCCTTTCCTTTGCTGCTACTTTTACCAGTGGGTCATTACTGGCGTTTTTAGTGTTTGGCCCTATGATTGACCTCAAGGGCGTTGGTTTAATGTTATCTGTTTTCCGCCCCAAAGCGGTATTTTATTTATTTGGTCTTGCCGCGCTCTTAACTTTTCTGTTAACACTTATTATTAACTTCCATGTCAGCTAA
- a CDS encoding ATP-binding protein: MPNKFLSLPSLSEASNQDLRLESTVRELPLYQFEVQTSCLGVDVAEIFEQYPLLPGAILIDQGKFVGMISRRRLVEYLLRPQGLELFLNQPLHVLYSYARTEMLLVNDSTPILVAVQQALRRSPELLSEPIVVKVEPNSYRLLDFQELNITSWQIRGIETQVRYERAQTQMIQTEKMASLGRLVDGVAHEILDPVGFIWGNLTHVSSYTQQLLELVSAYQANIPEVPAVVTELETDLELDYLQEDLPRAIASIQSGAERLKKLAVALQNFCHIDEVYPKPADLHSSINHIILLLKSRLSSDIKIVKNYGHLPPVPCFIGQIHQVFMNILTNAIDALINHALSRKFAQELHRKSQGASDYKPQITITTEVIAQKSPYPGIPDQRIVSIKIADNGPGMSPELQKQILESFSIAKRADKETSLSVSYQIIKAKHGGEFMMRSEVGVGTEFEILLPLV, translated from the coding sequence GTGCCAAATAAATTTTTATCTCTACCCTCTTTATCTGAAGCAAGTAATCAAGATTTACGCTTAGAGTCAACCGTGCGAGAACTGCCACTTTATCAGTTTGAAGTGCAAACTAGCTGTTTAGGCGTGGACGTTGCGGAAATTTTTGAGCAGTACCCCTTGCTTCCAGGTGCAATCTTAATTGATCAGGGGAAGTTTGTAGGCATGATTTCACGACGGCGTTTGGTGGAATATTTGCTACGTCCTCAAGGTTTAGAATTATTTTTAAATCAACCGCTTCATGTTTTGTATAGCTATGCGCGTACAGAGATGTTGCTGGTTAATGATAGTACACCTATTTTAGTAGCAGTACAGCAAGCACTTAGGCGATCGCCTGAATTGTTGTCTGAACCAATAGTCGTAAAAGTTGAACCCAATAGCTATCGGTTGTTAGATTTCCAAGAATTAAATATTACTTCTTGGCAAATTCGGGGAATTGAAACTCAGGTACGTTATGAACGCGCCCAAACTCAGATGATTCAAACTGAGAAGATGGCAAGTTTAGGACGTTTGGTGGATGGGGTAGCTCATGAAATTTTAGATCCAGTTGGGTTTATTTGGGGCAATTTAACTCATGTTTCTAGTTATACTCAGCAGTTACTAGAGTTAGTATCTGCTTATCAGGCTAATATCCCTGAAGTTCCCGCAGTAGTTACTGAACTGGAAACTGATCTTGAGTTGGATTATTTACAAGAGGATTTACCGAGAGCGATCGCTAGTATTCAGTCAGGCGCGGAACGTCTTAAAAAATTAGCTGTGGCTTTACAAAATTTTTGTCATATTGATGAAGTCTATCCCAAGCCTGCTGATTTACATAGTTCTATTAATCACATTATTTTACTATTAAAAAGTCGCTTGTCTAGTGATATTAAAATTGTTAAAAATTATGGTCATTTGCCACCAGTACCCTGTTTTATTGGGCAGATCCATCAAGTCTTTATGAATATCTTGACTAATGCTATTGATGCTTTAATTAATCATGCACTTAGTCGAAAATTTGCTCAAGAATTACATCGAAAATCTCAGGGCGCTTCTGATTACAAGCCTCAAATTACCATTACGACTGAAGTAATTGCCCAAAAATCTCCATATCCAGGTATTCCCGATCAGCGAATAGTTTCTATTAAAATTGCCGATAATGGCCCTGGAATGTCCCCGGAATTACAAAAACAAATTTTAGAATCTTTTTCTATAGCTAAACGGGCTGATAAAGAAACTAGCTTGTCTGTAAGTTATCAAATTATCAAAGCAAAACATGGGGGAGAATTTATGATGCGATCTGAAGTGGGTGTAGGCACAGAATTTGAAATTTTACTACCCTTAGTTTAA